Genomic window (Methanothrix sp.):
AACCCGATCGCGGGAACGTGTCCCAGGGGGAGAACCCCCGAGGAGGATGAGGCCCTGGCGAGGGCGATGCTGAACGACGAGAAGGAGAGGGCCGAGCATGTGATGCTCGTGGATCTAGGAAGGAATGACGTCAGGAGTGTGTGCAGGGCTGGAAGTGTGAGGGTCGAGGACTTCATGTCTGTTTTGAGATACTCCCATGTCCAGCACATAGAGACCACGGTCTCGGGATTGCTGAGAGATGAGTGCGACCAGTTCGATGCTGCACGTGCAGTATTTCCAGCAGGAACTCTCTCAGGTGCGCCGAAGATGAGAGCCATGGAGATCATCGATGATCTGGAGAAAGAGCCGCGTGGCATCTACGGCGGAGGTATAGGATACTTCTCGGCTGACGGCAGCGCAGACTTCGCGATAGCCATAAGGAGCATCATCCTGAAGGATGGCATCGCGAGGATACAGGCTGGCGCTGGAATAGTCGCAGACTCAGAGCCGGAGAGGGAGCTGGCGGAGACGGAGAGAAAGATGGGCGCGATGAAGCGGGCGCTGGGGGTGATCGATTGAGCCGGACGATCCTCTTCGTGGACAACCAGGACTCGTTCGTATGGAACCTGGTGGACTACGTATCGCAGCTCTACCCTGATACGCTGGTCGTACCGAACCGGATATCTCTGAGGGATGTGAGGGATATAGACCCGGCGGGCATCGTGATATCCCCGGGCCCAGGGCATCCGGCGAACCCGAGGGATACAGGGAACTGCATCGAGATAATAAGATCGTTCGGATCATCAGGCGTGCCAGTACTCGGCGTCTGTCTAGGCCATCAGGCGATCAACATCGCATTTGGAGGAAGCATATCCCACACAAGGCCTTTACATGGGAAGGTCTCCAGGATAATCCACGATGGTCAGGGTGTGTTCAGAGGCATCGAGTCTCCCATAATCGGAGGGAGATACCACTCCCTGGCGGTGAAGACTCTGGCGCCTGATCTTGTGATATCTGCGGTGAGCGATGATGGGGTGGTGATGGCGATAAGGCACCGGAACCTCAGGATAGAGGGGCTCCAGTTCCATCCGGAGTCTGTTCTCACACCATGCGGAATGAAGATCATATCGAACTGGGTGGAGGTGGTGGAGGATGCATCCGCTAATAGAGGGAATACTGAGCGCGACAGAGCTCCGAATGGCTGGAGTGAAACAGTCGTTTGATAGCCTGGAATCCAGGGATCTCATAGGCTCCGCCATGTCTGCGAGACGGAAAGGCCTGATACCTGTGATAGCAGAGATAAAGCCGCGGGCGATATCCAGGCCCCTCAGAGCTGGCGAGGCAGGTGAGATTGCGAGGCTCTACGAGAGCATGGGCGCATGCGGCATCTCAGTTCTCACAGAGCCCACTTACTTCCTCGGCTCGATATCATCCCTGGAGGAGGCCAGAACCTCCACATCCATTCCGGTTCTCAGGAAGGATTTCATCATAGACAGAAAACAGATCCGCGAGGCTGAGGCGGATCTGGTGCTGCTGATCGCGTCCATAGCAGATATCGAGGAGCTCATAGAGGATGTCAGGGCAGCCGGAATGGAGCCTCTGGTGGAGGTTCATGATGAGGAGGAGCTTGATAGAGCCGCGGATGCCGGCGCCCTGGTGGTTGGAATAAACAACAGGGATCTCAGAACTCTCGAGGTTGATCTGAGAAGGTTCGAGTCCCTCGGTCCTCTTGCGAGGGATCTCGGCCTCTTCACGGTCGCCGAGAGCGGGGTGAGATCGAGAGATGATGCGATGAGAATGATGAGCGCAGGTGCTGATGCTCTGCTCATCGGGACCTCGATAATGAAAAACCCCGCTCTGCTTGGGGAGATAACTGGAATCGATATCAAGGGCGGACAGGCAATCTGATGTTCGCTCTTATCCATGATGACCTGCCCGTAGAGGCGCCGGTACTGCTATGCGCGCCCTGCGGATGAGTTGCGACCGGCAACCAGATCTCATGTACAATCTGCTGATGCGAAATGCCTTTGTGACGGCTGAGCGTTCCAGGGAGGGCATGGCCAAAGGATTTTTAAACGCAGCTGGTGCGTAGTGAGAGGCCATGCGAAGCTCGCCCAGACTTGTGATCGTTGGAGGCGGAATAGCTGGAGCGGAGCTCATCAGGCTGCTGGCCAATACAGGCTTTGAGATATCGCTCATAGAGCCGAAGCACCAGATCGAGTGCCAGGCTCTCTACCCCGACTATCTCGCGGGTCTGGTCGGCATCGACGATATGATCGCCCCGCTGGACGATTTCTGCGAGCGCTCCGGCGCCATTCACATCAGCGAGCGCGCGCTTGATCTCGACGATGGGGCTGTTGTCTGCCAGAGATCGCGAGTTGAATATGATATTCTGGTTATCGCAGTGGGGGCTGAGCAGAACTTTTACGGCGTGAAGGGCTCGGAGAATGCGTTTTCTGTGAACACATTTGAGGGAACGCTGCATGCCAGAGAGTTCATAGAGCGCGAGAGCCCGGACAGGATAATGGTCGTCGGCTCCGGCCTCACCGGCGTGGAGGTCGCATCAGTCCTCGCCGATTCCCTGGAGTCCAGCATATACATAGTGGAGATGCAGGACCGGATACTCCCACAGTTCCCTGAGAGGATCTCCAGACTGGTGGAGAGGATGCTCTTTGAGAGGGGTGTGAGCATGCTCACATCCACTCAGGTCTCTGAGATACAGAGGGACAGCATAACATTCGCGGATGGCACAACACTGGACTGCGACATGACCATATGGACGACGGGCATAAAGCCGACGCAGTTCGCGGAGAATCTCAGGCTCCCTAAGAAGCGTGGCTGGCTTCTGACAGACCCGTATCTGCGCGCCCAGGACGATGTCTTCGCGATAGGGGACTGCGCCTGGGTCGAGATCGACCAGAAGCTCGCGACCAAGACAGGCATCGAGGCTGAGAGGCAGGCGAAGCACATGGCAGAGAACCTGAAAAGGATGATCCGGAGGAGGCCGCTGACACAGTACTCGATACTCGCATGCACCGAGAACCCTGTTGCACTCATCTCAACAGGCTGCGGCAGGGCCGTGGGAGTATACGGGAGAACCTGCATAACAATTCCCGCAAGGCTTCTGAGAGCCGTGAAGATATGGATTGATAAATCGATAGTCAGCAGATACAGGTGACACAGCCTGTCTCGAACAGCTCAATGGCTCTGCTGCGACCGCCACGAACAGGATGCTGGAGAAGTCTGGACAGACTGATCGCGGCGTTCAGCGATACGATCGCGCGTCGGGTTCTCGAGAGCGTTCACTTGCGAACTGAATACAGACTGAGCGTGGCGCTAAGCGATACGATTGCGCGACCTGAAAATGGCGCCCGCCTGAGAACATCTGAAGTGCGGTGCTGATTCTTGCGCACATCCGGCAAATTATGAGCATATCCAGAAATGCTTTTAAATCCTCCCGCCATTCTCATTCGATCTGGGGGAAACATGGGGTGAATCCTGAATGAAAATTGGTTTTGGTTTTGCGATCGCAGTGCTGGCGGTCATGGCTGCAGCCAGCGCTGCGGATGAGAACAGGTCGTGGCTCGCGGATGATATGCTCGAGACGTACCATGAGGGTACGCTGAACTTCCTCGAGGACCCAACTGGCGCAGGCCTCTCAGTCTACGATAACTATGTCTTCTACGTCAAGGGCTCCACATACTTCAGATCGAAGTGGAAGACCCCACCGAACCTGCCACCTGACAGGAGCTGGGCATGGGGCTCGGGAAATGTCGGTGGATGGGCGTACACTCCTGAGGGGACGTTTATAAGGTTCGAGATGGTATCGCCACCCTCCTACGTCTACATCGGTGGCACTCCTGTGCCCTATACGACATATGTATCAGCGCCTCTCTACACGGAGAGCAACCATCTCTACATTCACGGCGCTGATAGCCTGACAAGATACGTGAAGGCTCCTGCCGGCTCGAGCGTGTGGCTTCTCGCCTATACAAAGACAGCAGGCATGGCCGATGTGTATAAAGTATCCCCTGATTTGAAGGTCTCTGTGAATCGTGTGGTCATGCCGGCCGGACACAGCCACATGTCACTGAACATAACAGATCCAGGAAGGTACCTGGTCAGCTTTGTGAAGGACAGCATACCCAGCGAGACTGTCGTCATAGACGCGATCCCTGCTGGTGTGACCCTGAGCTGATCCTTCATCTCTCTCTTTTTCTGTCCATTCTGTACATGATGTCTCTGGCGTCCTCATCCCTGCTCACCCACGCCTTAAGGGCTGCAGCATCTCCCTTCTTGCTCTCCTTCGCGTAGCCAAGGAACTTCATCACAGAGTTGATGCCCTCTGTGCCGGCGCTTATTATGAATGCTGTGATCAGCGCGTCGAGCAGGTCGAAGTAATATCCCTCCTGAATATCGCTGTAGATGCAGAGCGGTGCCAGGACACGCAGGCCTGTGCCAAAGGCTATCAGAAGACCCGCGATCAGCGATATTATCCCCAGGATCAGCTTCTTGTCCCGCTCCCCTATCAGCCTCACGACTATCGGATCAAGTATCTCAAGAAACTGCTGTATCGCGAAACCGGCCGCAAATATCGGCACAACTGTTGCCACCAGCTGATCCATCCCAGACCTCCATCATGGAGTTGTTTATAACTGAATAAGTATTTTACGGTTAATTATGTTTCGATCAGGGATGCAGCAGCAAGATATTATACATGCTCTCCCAAGATGACCCTGATACCTGGAGATGTGTTTATGGTCAGAGCTAAGCTGGGGGACAGGGTCCGTGTGCATTACACTGCCCGGCTCGAGAGAGGAGTGATTGTGGATACCTCCGAGGGCGGGGAGCCCTTCGAGTTTGTTCTGGGCGATGGAAGGGTGCTTCCCGGCTTCGAGGAGGCGGTCATTGGTATGAGCCCTGGGGATGTGAGGACCGTGAGGATACCCCCTGAGAAGGGGTACGGCCCTTACAGGCAGGATCTCGAGGTCGAGGTCGAGAGGTCGAGGCTGCCAGCGGATTTGAATATCGGGGACACCCTGGAGATTGTGGAGGAGGATGGAAGGGTGATCAAGGTGGAGGTCATGGACATCATCGGAGACAGGGTGGTGCTGAACGCAAACCACCCGCTCGCAGGCGTCGATCTGATATACGAGATCAGGCTGCTGGATATACTGTGACCAGCTTCACAGAATAGAGCTGTTTCGGCAACAGGCGGGTCTGCCATGAGATCTCAGCGCTCTCTCCGGGCTGTGATGATTCTGATCATCTCAGCATTTCTGTTGAGGCTCTATGCTGGAAGGTTCGCTCTATCAGATGGATCTGTGCTCTTCTACGGCCCAGACTCCTACTACCACATGCGCAGGATTCTTTACACAGTAAATCACTTCCCTGCAACGCTCTGGTTCGATTCGTATGTGGATTACCCGAACGGGCTGGAGATAACCTGGCCACCGCTCTTCGACATCGTGGGGGCTGCTGTGGCATCGGCCGGCGGGAGCACATACGGCGCAGAGATGATGGCATCGCTGCTTCCTCCTGTTATCGGCGCACTCGCCGTTGGCGTTATATACCTCGTCGCGAGGGAGATGTTCGATAAGCGGATCGGGCTGGCATCTGCGTTCTTTCTCACGATATCCTCGTATGCGGTGGCAGTGAACTCGTTCGGATATGTTGATCACCATGCCCTCGAGATGCTGCTGCTAGCGCTGATCGTGCTATCGCTTCTGCGATCGGCCAGCGACATCAGATGGTCTGCAGCCGCCGGGATCTCCATCGCACTCCTCGCCTACACATGGATGGGCTCAGCCGCGTATGTACTGATGGTTCTGATCTACACCATCGCCAGGATGTCCCTGGATCTAAGGGATGGCAGAGAGCCGCCGAAGGATCTCGTGATGGCGCCCGCGATCGCCTTGCTTCTCGTGCTACCGTTCTGGAGCAGTCACTGGATGATCCCATCGGCCATCGCGATATTCACCCTTCTTGGATCCTCTCTTCTGGGATATGCGATTTACATTATTGTGCAGAAACGGCTGCCATGGTACTCGCTTCCCGGCATAATGATAGCCTCCGGTTTGATCGTTCTGGTGGTCATCTACGCCCTCAGAGGCGGCGTCACATCTGTGTTCTACACAACCCTGGTAAACAGGCTTCCCTATGTCCTGGGGGGCGAGATGTCGGGGCTCATAGAGGAGGCCAGCCCGCTTCTGACAATGGATCTCAAATCGGTTCTGGGGCTCAACATCATCATAACAGTGGCAGTTCTGGCGCTGGTTGCAAGACGTCACATTTACGACCGGAAGAAGGTTCTCCTGATCGTCTGGACCCTCATCGCCCTGCTTCTCACCTTCGGGCAGAAGAGATTCCTCTACATCCTCTCGCTGAACATGTCCATCCTCTTCGCTGTCCTATTCTCGGAGCTCTGCACGCTTGCGGAGAGGAAGGAGAGAAGGCAGATGATGGCACTCACGCTTATCATTCTTGTTGTGATGTCCATACCGTCCCTTTGGAGGCTCAGCAGGATCTCGGATGATGCTCCTGATATAGAGGGCGACTGGGTGGCTGCGCTGAAGTGGCTGAAGGAAGGGACACCACCAACAAGCTTCTTCGATGATCCTTCCAGAAGGCCGGAGTACGGCATAATGAGCAGCTGGAGCTATGGCAACTGGATAATATACCTAGGAGAGCGACCGGTGGTCGCGAACAACTTCCAGGCGGGAGTTGCTGACTCCACGAGGTTCTTTTTGTCTGAGAGCGAGAGCGATGCTGAGGGGATTCTGAACAAACGGGGTGCAAGGTATGTCATAACATCATGGGAGATGCTGTATCTCACCCTTCCATCGACGGCGCGATGGATCGGCGAGGACCCCTCGAGCTATCTCAGATACACAGTCTCAGGGAAGTATCTGAGCATAGAGCTCACAGACCGTTTGAGAAAAACCATGCTCGCCCGCCTGCAGCTCTATGATGGGCTGAACATGAGCCATCTGAGGCTTGTGTACGAATCAGCCACATTCAGAGGAGATAACCCGAGCACCGCGAGCGTGAAGATCTTCGAGCACGTCCCAGGAGCGGTAGTCACTGGAAGGAGCAGCGGGCCTGTCGTTGCAATCCTCAATTTGACAACAAACCAGGGCAGGAGGTTCACGTATGCGATTGAGGCAGATCCGGTGAATGACGTTTACACACTAAGCCTGCCGTACTCGACCGGAGACAACGGGGCCGTAAGAGCCGAGGGAGATTATGTCATCATGAGCCCGGAGATCGCAAAAGAGCTGAGCATAGACGAAGAGGATGTGCTCCTTGGCAGCACGATCCAGCTCGATCTCTGATGGATATATCAGTAAAGTGCAGAATGCGAAACGCACCGGCCTGAAGATCTCGCGTCACGGATCTCAGCCCGGTCTAAGCACATCCTCATAGACCCTCACGGTCGTCTCTGCGATCTTATCCCAGCTGAAGTCGTGCTCGAGCCTCGCCCGAGCCATGGCAGATAGCTTCATCATCTCCGCAGGGTTGCTGAGGAGACGCTTGATGCACCATGCCAGGGATTCCGGCTGTATGTATGCCAGCAGCCCGTCCTCGAAGTTTTTAATTATGGTAACCGCTTCTGTGGCAACCACAGGCTTTCCGGCATCCCATGCCTCCAGCACGACAACACCGAACGGTTCGTTCCTGCTAGGAAGGCATATGATGTCGCATGCGTTCATCAGATCCTCTTTGGTTGAGCTCGGAACGTATCCCAGAAACCTGCATGCATGCTCGACGCCGAGTTCTCTGGCCAGACGCTCGCACTCCCATTTCATATCACCCTCGCCGATGAAGACGAACTTTGCGTCCCATCTCTCCCTGAGCACTTCGGGTATCGCTCTGACAAGAAGATCCGGGCCTTTCTGGTAGCACATCCTCCCGCAGAAGAGGATCACAGGCGCAAGCGGATGTATGCCGTACCTCTCCTTGACCCTGCCGGCATCGAGAGACCTTCTGAGCTTCCCGATCACTATCCCATTTGGGATTATCTCGATCTTCTCCTCCGGTATGGAGTAGAGCATCATAAGCTCGTTCTTCATCTGCTGTGTTGTCACTATCACCCGCGCGGACTCGTAGCCTCCGAGCCATTCGCGATGGGATATCTCTCTTGATACTGGACTATGGGCATAACTGTTACCGTTTCTTCCCCACTCGGTGCTGTGGACGGTGAATATCAGCGGAATGGAATGGCTCTTTTTTATTCGGACGATCGCATTCACAGGATGCCAGTCGTGGCCGTGAATCACATCGAACCTTCCGAAGATCCTCTGGACAGCCTCGAACCGATCGACCATCGCATCGCACATCGTGTCCATCTGGTGGACTATATCCCCTGTGGGGTCGTGATCCACCCGCTGGTAGTGGACCCCATTGATCTCATCATAGTAATCGAAATCGCCACGCCTTGTGAAGACGTGCACCTCGTGGCCCATCCTGGCGAGAGCCTCAGACAGCTCAGAGACATGCGGGGCCACGCCGCCGACCTTCACCGAGTAAAGGCTCTCCCAGGAGAACATACCTATACGCATCAGCTCACCTTTAACAATACATCCTAATAGGTTGATGTGATTTAACTCTTTCACATCTCTCGAAATTCTGTTCTGATTGTACCGCTCAGCTCACCCTTACAGAATCCGAACCGCTGCAGAAGATTGCAATCCGCCGATACGAAATTCCATCGCATTCGAACTCAGATGACCATCAAGGCCTGAATCTCCTCGGGATGCAAAGCGGTCGGAGACCGTGACTTCCTCTCCTGAAAGTTTGCGCACTGCCATCCCCTATCACAAGACAGATCTCAGCTCCGAGGCTGCCTGCTCAGGCGGAACAGGGTTTATGTAAATCCCCGTATTCTTCTCGAATCCTGCGATCCTGGTTATGGCAGGCTGGATCCGGATGTTCAGATGGTAGTTCGAGCTCATCTGAAACAGCATGTAGTTGTACGGCGGGTCATTCAGAAGCGCAGAAAGCCGGCGGAGCGCCTCCTTCAGAGCCCTGGCAAGGTCTGAACGCATCGATTCTTCAATCTCTAAAAGATTGCTGATGTGCCTGAATGGAAGGATCCACATCTCATAGGGTGCCTGGGAGCAGAACGGCGCTATGCAAATCCACTCGCCCTCCCTGAATATCACCCTCCCAGAGCTCGCCTCCCTCTCAGCGATATTGCAGTATGGACATGCAGGCATCGATGATATCGCGAAGATCTCGCGCATCAGAAGCGGTGGGATAAGAGGAAGCGCTATCAGCTGAGTGTGCGTGTGGCTCAGAGAGGCACCAGCCTCACGCCCCCAGTTCTTGAATATGGACACGTAAGAGGATCCCTGCTCTGTGTGATACCTGTACCGGTCTGCATAGACGCTGATCATTCTGGCAACCATCTCATCATCAAAGTTGGCCGGACTGCTGTCATGATCCGGCGATTCGATTATGACCTCGTGTCCTCCCCTCGCAGGAATAGCCATCCACTCCGAGGTTGGCGCGTCCGGGCCCGGAACCATCGCAGGGTACATGTTTGGGATGCATCTCGCCCACCATCCCCTGATCCGGGTCTCGCCATCCACAAACACGCCGTCGTCTCTGTAGACAGCTACTGCTTTTGGCGTCATCTCCTCGTTCCCGGGACAGAACGGACACTCCTTCGATGCACGTGCCTCTCTCGGCCGGATGAAATCTGTGGGTCTCCTGGCCCGCTCTTTCGCTATGACACAGTACTCCTCTAAAAAATAGTGACGCCTCAGCTCCGGTATGCGATAACCTCCTCGTAGATCTTCAGAGTATTCTCAGCGGCTTTCCTCCAGGTGAACATCTCCAGGACCCGCTCCCTTGCATTCCTTCCCCACTCCCTGAGCCGCTCCCGATCTTCGAGAGCGAGATTGACGCCCCATGCGATATCGTTCGGATCTCGAGCATTCACATGAACGCCTGTCGGCTTCTCAGTCGCAGGGTTCATGACGATCTCCCTCAAACCGCTGACGCCGCTGGCCCCGACGACAGAGGCGCGTTCCATCGATGCTGCCTCGAGCGCCACAATCCCGAACGGCTCATAGGTGCTGGGGAATATGCAGAGGTC
Coding sequences:
- a CDS encoding aminodeoxychorismate/anthranilate synthase component II, which translates into the protein MSRTILFVDNQDSFVWNLVDYVSQLYPDTLVVPNRISLRDVRDIDPAGIVISPGPGHPANPRDTGNCIEIIRSFGSSGVPVLGVCLGHQAINIAFGGSISHTRPLHGKVSRIIHDGQGVFRGIESPIIGGRYHSLAVKTLAPDLVISAVSDDGVVMAIRHRNLRIEGLQFHPESVLTPCGMKIISNWVEVVEDASANRGNTERDRAPNGWSETVV
- a CDS encoding indole-3-glycerol-phosphate synthase → MHPLIEGILSATELRMAGVKQSFDSLESRDLIGSAMSARRKGLIPVIAEIKPRAISRPLRAGEAGEIARLYESMGACGISVLTEPTYFLGSISSLEEARTSTSIPVLRKDFIIDRKQIREAEADLVLLIASIADIEELIEDVRAAGMEPLVEVHDEEELDRAADAGALVVGINNRDLRTLEVDLRRFESLGPLARDLGLFTVAESGVRSRDDAMRMMSAGADALLIGTSIMKNPALLGEITGIDIKGGQAI
- a CDS encoding FAD-dependent oxidoreductase — encoded protein: MRSSPRLVIVGGGIAGAELIRLLANTGFEISLIEPKHQIECQALYPDYLAGLVGIDDMIAPLDDFCERSGAIHISERALDLDDGAVVCQRSRVEYDILVIAVGAEQNFYGVKGSENAFSVNTFEGTLHAREFIERESPDRIMVVGSGLTGVEVASVLADSLESSIYIVEMQDRILPQFPERISRLVERMLFERGVSMLTSTQVSEIQRDSITFADGTTLDCDMTIWTTGIKPTQFAENLRLPKKRGWLLTDPYLRAQDDVFAIGDCAWVEIDQKLATKTGIEAERQAKHMAENLKRMIRRRPLTQYSILACTENPVALISTGCGRAVGVYGRTCITIPARLLRAVKIWIDKSIVSRYR
- a CDS encoding FKBP-type peptidyl-prolyl cis-trans isomerase translates to MVRAKLGDRVRVHYTARLERGVIVDTSEGGEPFEFVLGDGRVLPGFEEAVIGMSPGDVRTVRIPPEKGYGPYRQDLEVEVERSRLPADLNIGDTLEIVEEDGRVIKVEVMDIIGDRVVLNANHPLAGVDLIYEIRLLDIL
- a CDS encoding STT3 domain-containing protein — encoded protein: MRSQRSLRAVMILIISAFLLRLYAGRFALSDGSVLFYGPDSYYHMRRILYTVNHFPATLWFDSYVDYPNGLEITWPPLFDIVGAAVASAGGSTYGAEMMASLLPPVIGALAVGVIYLVAREMFDKRIGLASAFFLTISSYAVAVNSFGYVDHHALEMLLLALIVLSLLRSASDIRWSAAAGISIALLAYTWMGSAAYVLMVLIYTIARMSLDLRDGREPPKDLVMAPAIALLLVLPFWSSHWMIPSAIAIFTLLGSSLLGYAIYIIVQKRLPWYSLPGIMIASGLIVLVVIYALRGGVTSVFYTTLVNRLPYVLGGEMSGLIEEASPLLTMDLKSVLGLNIIITVAVLALVARRHIYDRKKVLLIVWTLIALLLTFGQKRFLYILSLNMSILFAVLFSELCTLAERKERRQMMALTLIILVVMSIPSLWRLSRISDDAPDIEGDWVAALKWLKEGTPPTSFFDDPSRRPEYGIMSSWSYGNWIIYLGERPVVANNFQAGVADSTRFFLSESESDAEGILNKRGARYVITSWEMLYLTLPSTARWIGEDPSSYLRYTVSGKYLSIELTDRLRKTMLARLQLYDGLNMSHLRLVYESATFRGDNPSTASVKIFEHVPGAVVTGRSSGPVVAILNLTTNQGRRFTYAIEADPVNDVYTLSLPYSTGDNGAVRAEGDYVIMSPEIAKELSIDEEDVLLGSTIQLDL
- a CDS encoding glycosyltransferase family 4 protein, which translates into the protein MRIGMFSWESLYSVKVGGVAPHVSELSEALARMGHEVHVFTRRGDFDYYDEINGVHYQRVDHDPTGDIVHQMDTMCDAMVDRFEAVQRIFGRFDVIHGHDWHPVNAIVRIKKSHSIPLIFTVHSTEWGRNGNSYAHSPVSREISHREWLGGYESARVIVTTQQMKNELMMLYSIPEEKIEIIPNGIVIGKLRRSLDAGRVKERYGIHPLAPVILFCGRMCYQKGPDLLVRAIPEVLRERWDAKFVFIGEGDMKWECERLARELGVEHACRFLGYVPSSTKEDLMNACDIICLPSRNEPFGVVVLEAWDAGKPVVATEAVTIIKNFEDGLLAYIQPESLAWCIKRLLSNPAEMMKLSAMARARLEHDFSWDKIAETTVRVYEDVLRPG
- a CDS encoding DUF4921 family protein — its product is MPELRRHYFLEEYCVIAKERARRPTDFIRPREARASKECPFCPGNEEMTPKAVAVYRDDGVFVDGETRIRGWWARCIPNMYPAMVPGPDAPTSEWMAIPARGGHEVIIESPDHDSSPANFDDEMVARMISVYADRYRYHTEQGSSYVSIFKNWGREAGASLSHTHTQLIALPLIPPLLMREIFAISSMPACPYCNIAEREASSGRVIFREGEWICIAPFCSQAPYEMWILPFRHISNLLEIEESMRSDLARALKEALRRLSALLNDPPYNYMLFQMSSNYHLNIRIQPAITRIAGFEKNTGIYINPVPPEQAASELRSVL